One segment of Polaribacter huanghezhanensis DNA contains the following:
- a CDS encoding aspartate aminotransferase family protein — MKSDFFTYQAQTSPHPLALEISHANGSYVYDTNNKPYLDFIAGVSANTLGHHHPTISEAIKNQVDAYSHVMVYGEFIQKPQLELCKALATTIPTKNYAVYLTNSGTEATEGALKLAKRFTGRSEIIAAKNGYHGNTQGAMSVCGAEEQNRAFRPLIPGIKFIEFNLEEGLKKITKNTAAVILETIQGGAGFIEPTNNYLLKVKATCDEVGALLILDEIQSGIGRTGTFWGFENYKVVPDIIVTGKGLGGGMPIGAFIASQEMMNCLKDNPKLGHITTFGGHPVIAAAGLATITELHNSNLIQETLRKEQLFRNYLQHPAIKEIRGKGLMLAAIVATPELASKIILKCLDKGLLLFWLLFEGKAIRLTPPLTISDDEIKKGCAILLETLDEMI; from the coding sequence ATGAAATCTGATTTTTTTACATATCAAGCACAAACCTCTCCTCACCCACTTGCTTTAGAAATTTCTCACGCAAACGGAAGCTATGTATACGATACAAACAACAAACCGTATTTAGATTTTATAGCAGGAGTTTCTGCAAATACATTAGGACATCATCATCCTACAATTTCAGAAGCAATTAAAAATCAAGTTGATGCTTATTCGCACGTAATGGTCTATGGAGAATTTATTCAGAAGCCACAATTGGAATTGTGTAAAGCATTGGCAACTACAATTCCGACTAAAAACTACGCTGTTTATTTAACCAATTCTGGAACAGAAGCAACTGAAGGAGCATTAAAATTAGCAAAACGATTTACTGGAAGGTCAGAAATTATTGCAGCGAAAAATGGCTATCACGGCAATACGCAAGGTGCTATGAGCGTTTGCGGAGCAGAAGAACAAAACCGAGCATTTAGACCGTTAATTCCGGGAATTAAATTCATCGAATTTAATCTGGAAGAAGGTTTAAAAAAGATTACAAAAAATACTGCTGCAGTTATTTTAGAAACCATTCAAGGTGGCGCAGGTTTTATAGAACCAACAAATAACTATTTACTAAAAGTAAAAGCAACATGCGATGAAGTTGGCGCGTTATTAATTTTAGATGAAATTCAATCTGGAATTGGACGCACAGGAACTTTTTGGGGATTTGAAAATTATAAGGTTGTTCCAGATATCATTGTAACCGGAAAAGGTTTGGGCGGCGGAATGCCGATTGGAGCTTTTATTGCTTCGCAAGAAATGATGAATTGTTTAAAAGACAATCCGAAGTTAGGACATATTACTACTTTTGGAGGTCATCCAGTAATTGCTGCTGCTGGTTTGGCAACAATTACAGAATTACACAATTCAAATCTTATCCAAGAAACACTTAGAAAAGAACAATTGTTTAGAAATTATTTACAACATCCTGCAATCAAAGAAATCAGAGGAAAAGGATTGATGTTAGCTGCAATTGTAGCAACACCAGAACTCGCGTCTAAAATCATTTTAAAATGTTTAGACAAGGGTTTACTCCTGTTTTGGTTATTGTTTGAAGGAAAAGCAATTAGATTAACGCCTCCATTAACAATCTCTGATGATGAAATTAAAAAAGGTTGTGCAATACTTTTAGAAACGCTTGATGAAATGATTTAG
- a CDS encoding aconitate hydratase, whose protein sequence is MAFDIEMIKSVYSKVVERVDAAREITGKPLTLAEKILYSHLWDGNPTKAFERGKDYVDFAPDRIALQDATAQMALLQFMQAGKSKVAVPTTTHCDHLIQAKNGATMDLQSALNTSNEVFNFLESVSNKYGLGFWKPGAGIIHQVVLENYAFPGGMMIGTDSHTVNAGGLGMVAIGVGGADAVDVMAGMAWELKFPKLIGVKLTGKLSGWTAPKDVILKVAGIVSAKGGTGAIVEYFGEGATAMSCTGKGTICNMGAEIGATTSTFGYDKSMERYLRATDRSDVADEANKVKDYLTGDAEVYANPENYFDQVIEIDLSELSPLLNGPFTPDLSTKAGADMTEKATKNDWPLKVEWGLIGSCTNSSYEDLSRAASIAQQAIDKGLKIKSELGINPGSEKVRYTAERDGILSVFEKLDAKIFTNACGPCIGQWARYSDPANAPKNSIIHSFNRNFAKRADGNPNTHAFVASPEMVAAVAIAGRLDFNPMTDKLINENGEEVMLDEPTGWELPPKGFEVKDDGYLAPEENGSHVKIAVKEDSERLQLLTPFTPLGNDLYGVKLLIKAFGKCTTDHISMAGPWLRFRGHLDNISNNCLIGAVNAFNMKTNFVKSQIDGEYDAVPKTARAYKAAGIKTIVVGDHNYGEGSSREHAAMEPRHLGVAAVLVKSFARIHETNLKKQGMLGLTFANESDYDLIQEDDTFNFVDLNAFAPGKPLTLEVVHADGSKDIIVTNHTYNQGQIDWYNEGSALNLIKKENAA, encoded by the coding sequence ATGGCTTTTGATATTGAAATGATAAAATCGGTTTATTCAAAAGTAGTTGAAAGAGTAGATGCTGCTCGAGAAATTACTGGTAAACCTCTAACACTTGCAGAGAAAATATTATACTCACACCTTTGGGATGGAAATCCAACCAAAGCATTTGAACGAGGTAAAGATTATGTAGATTTTGCTCCAGACAGAATTGCATTGCAAGATGCAACTGCGCAAATGGCTTTATTACAATTTATGCAAGCAGGTAAAAGTAAAGTTGCAGTTCCTACGACAACACATTGTGATCATTTAATTCAAGCTAAAAATGGAGCAACAATGGATTTACAATCTGCTTTAAACACGAGTAATGAAGTTTTTAACTTTTTAGAATCAGTATCAAATAAATACGGATTAGGATTTTGGAAACCGGGAGCAGGAATTATTCATCAAGTAGTGTTGGAAAATTATGCATTTCCTGGAGGAATGATGATTGGAACCGATTCTCACACCGTAAATGCTGGTGGATTAGGAATGGTTGCAATTGGAGTTGGTGGAGCAGATGCAGTTGATGTAATGGCAGGAATGGCTTGGGAATTAAAGTTTCCAAAATTAATTGGAGTAAAATTAACAGGTAAATTATCTGGTTGGACAGCGCCAAAAGATGTGATTTTAAAAGTTGCTGGAATTGTTTCTGCGAAAGGAGGAACAGGAGCAATCGTTGAATATTTTGGAGAAGGAGCAACCGCAATGTCTTGTACAGGAAAAGGAACGATTTGTAATATGGGAGCAGAAATAGGAGCAACAACTTCTACTTTTGGTTATGACAAATCTATGGAACGTTATTTACGTGCTACTGATAGAAGTGATGTTGCTGATGAAGCAAATAAAGTAAAAGACTATTTAACGGGTGATGCAGAAGTATATGCAAATCCAGAGAACTATTTTGATCAAGTGATTGAAATAGACTTGTCAGAATTAAGTCCGTTATTAAATGGACCATTTACGCCAGATTTATCTACAAAAGCTGGTGCTGATATGACAGAAAAAGCAACTAAAAATGATTGGCCTTTAAAAGTTGAATGGGGATTGATAGGTTCTTGTACAAATTCTTCTTACGAAGATTTATCGAGAGCAGCTTCTATAGCACAACAAGCAATTGACAAAGGGTTAAAAATAAAATCTGAACTTGGAATTAATCCTGGATCTGAAAAAGTAAGATATACCGCAGAAAGAGATGGAATTTTAAGTGTTTTTGAAAAACTAGATGCTAAAATTTTTACAAATGCTTGTGGACCATGTATTGGTCAATGGGCAAGATATAGTGATCCTGCAAACGCCCCTAAAAACTCAATAATCCATTCTTTTAACAGAAACTTTGCAAAACGTGCAGACGGAAATCCAAATACACACGCATTTGTTGCATCACCAGAAATGGTTGCTGCTGTAGCAATAGCTGGTCGTTTAGATTTTAATCCGATGACAGATAAACTAATCAATGAAAATGGAGAAGAAGTAATGTTAGATGAACCAACTGGATGGGAATTACCTCCAAAAGGTTTTGAAGTAAAAGATGATGGATATTTAGCGCCAGAAGAAAACGGAAGTCATGTTAAGATTGCTGTAAAAGAAGATTCTGAACGTTTGCAATTATTAACTCCATTTACTCCTTTAGGAAATGATTTATACGGAGTGAAGTTATTAATTAAAGCATTCGGAAAATGTACAACAGATCATATTTCTATGGCAGGACCATGGTTGCGTTTTCGTGGACATTTAGATAATATTTCTAACAATTGTTTGATTGGAGCTGTAAATGCTTTTAATATGAAAACAAACTTTGTTAAAAGTCAGATTGATGGAGAATACGATGCTGTTCCAAAAACTGCTAGAGCATACAAAGCGGCAGGAATTAAAACGATTGTAGTTGGAGATCATAACTACGGTGAAGGTTCTTCTAGAGAACATGCTGCAATGGAACCAAGACATTTAGGTGTTGCTGCTGTATTGGTAAAATCTTTTGCTAGAATCCACGAAACAAACTTGAAAAAACAAGGAATGTTAGGATTGACATTTGCCAACGAAAGTGATTATGATTTAATCCAAGAAGATGATACGTTTAACTTTGTAGATTTAAATGCCTTTGCTCCAGGAAAACCATTAACATTAGAAGTTGTTCATGCAGATGGAAGTAAAGACATCATCGTTACAAATCATACATACAATCAAGGACAAATTGATTGGTACAATGAAGGTTCTGCACTGAATTTAATTAAAAAAGAAAACGCTGCTTAG
- a CDS encoding OstA-like protein has protein sequence MKKIILFFLIFTSFTSFSQAKKINIIYAGVSTADEEKYPGATILTRDADRLVEIYHDGIILTCDKALWYKKLNFFKAFSNVLIKQGDTITQTSDYVDYDGNTKKALSWGNVILKDPKMTLKTDTLHFNRQKQLLFYENHAIIQDETNVLKSKIGNYFLENKKFTASTKVTVTNPEHELESNHLDYYTDSAIAYLYGPSTIKSKDNTIYTEKGFYNTKSEISHFVKNSKIFFTDKTIEGDSLYYDKYKGFASATNNIKVIDTIQNFIAKGNYAEFFELKDSVFIVDKAVAISLMEKDSLYIHGDTLLVTGKPEKRIMRIYNDVKIFKSDLQGKADSIHMNQTTGLTRMFKNPILWSGKNQITGDSIQLLNNAKTDKLDSLKILNNALIVQLDTIIDGVSTYNQIKGRDMFGKFIDGKLKHFLVEGNAQVVYYNRNEKGFLETITKQECSSIEFTLDATNNIESVKYIKKPEGASYPPKDLPIRDRTLKGFIWREDEQPKTMEDIFVVGDKIPRKKEIKTSKVVKTKE, from the coding sequence TTGAAAAAAATTATTCTATTCTTTTTAATATTTACTTCTTTTACTAGCTTTTCTCAAGCTAAAAAGATTAACATTATTTATGCTGGAGTTAGTACTGCGGATGAAGAAAAATATCCAGGAGCTACTATTTTAACTAGAGATGCAGATCGATTGGTAGAGATTTATCATGATGGAATCATTCTTACTTGTGATAAAGCGTTGTGGTACAAAAAATTAAACTTTTTTAAAGCTTTTAGTAATGTTTTAATCAAACAAGGCGATACCATTACACAAACTAGCGATTATGTAGATTATGATGGAAATACAAAAAAAGCATTGTCTTGGGGAAATGTAATTTTGAAAGATCCAAAAATGACCTTGAAAACGGATACGTTGCATTTTAATAGGCAAAAGCAATTATTATTCTATGAAAACCATGCCATTATACAAGATGAAACCAATGTTCTTAAAAGTAAAATTGGGAATTATTTTTTAGAAAATAAAAAGTTTACAGCCTCCACAAAAGTAACGGTAACAAATCCAGAACACGAGTTAGAATCCAATCATTTAGATTATTATACAGATTCTGCCATTGCGTATTTGTATGGTCCATCAACCATAAAAAGTAAAGACAATACTATTTATACCGAAAAAGGATTTTACAACACCAAATCAGAGATTTCTCATTTTGTGAAAAATTCTAAAATTTTCTTTACAGATAAAACCATTGAAGGAGATAGTTTGTATTATGATAAATACAAAGGTTTTGCTTCTGCAACTAATAATATTAAAGTAATTGACACCATTCAAAACTTTATTGCAAAAGGAAATTATGCAGAGTTTTTTGAGTTAAAAGATTCGGTTTTTATTGTGGATAAAGCAGTTGCCATTTCGTTGATGGAAAAAGATTCGCTCTACATTCACGGAGATACATTGCTAGTTACAGGAAAACCAGAAAAGAGAATTATGCGAATTTACAACGACGTAAAAATCTTTAAATCTGACTTGCAAGGAAAAGCAGATTCTATCCATATGAATCAAACAACAGGTTTAACACGCATGTTTAAAAATCCGATTCTATGGTCAGGTAAAAATCAAATTACGGGTGATAGCATTCAGCTTTTAAACAATGCAAAAACGGACAAATTAGATTCTTTAAAAATTTTAAACAATGCCTTAATTGTTCAATTAGATACTATTATTGATGGCGTTTCTACCTACAATCAAATTAAAGGTAGAGATATGTTTGGTAAATTTATAGACGGAAAACTGAAGCATTTCTTAGTAGAAGGAAATGCGCAAGTTGTGTATTACAACAGAAATGAAAAAGGTTTTTTAGAAACCATCACCAAACAAGAATGTAGTTCTATCGAGTTTACACTAGATGCAACCAACAATATAGAATCTGTAAAATATATTAAGAAACCTGAAGGGGCTTCCTATCCTCCAAAAGATTTACCAATACGTGATAGAACTTTAAAAGGTTTTATTTGGCGAGAAGATGAACAACCAAAAACCATGGAAGATATTTTTGTTGTTGGAGATAAAATTCCAAGAAAAAAGGAAATCAAAACTTCTAAAGTTGTAAAAACAAAAGAATAA
- a CDS encoding TlpA family protein disulfide reductase, translating into MKITKKHITNIAFVVLIGLMIYPPTKVFFIRLISFSPSEIKAENQQQIKNTNWQLKGLNTKNINLKELDNKVVFVSFWATWCGPCLAEMPSIKILYDDYKDKVTFLFVTNEDWQTVSKFYTKKKFDFPTYNQLTMPPSELESSSIPATFILDKNKKIVIDKRGPADWDSSATRKILDDLLN; encoded by the coding sequence ATGAAAATTACTAAAAAACACATTACAAATATTGCTTTTGTAGTTCTAATCGGATTGATGATCTATCCACCAACAAAAGTATTTTTTATCAGATTGATTTCTTTTTCTCCATCAGAAATTAAAGCAGAAAACCAGCAACAAATTAAAAATACAAACTGGCAATTAAAAGGATTGAATACTAAAAACATCAATTTAAAAGAGTTAGATAATAAGGTTGTATTTGTGAGTTTTTGGGCAACTTGGTGCGGACCTTGTTTGGCAGAAATGCCAAGTATAAAAATATTATATGATGATTATAAAGACAAGGTAACTTTTCTGTTTGTAACCAATGAAGATTGGCAAACGGTTTCTAAATTTTACACAAAGAAAAAGTTTGATTTTCCAACATACAACCAATTGACAATGCCGCCAAGTGAACTAGAAAGCTCTTCAATTCCAGCTACATTTATTTTAGATAAAAATAAAAAAATTGTTATTGATAAAAGAGGTCCGGCAGATTGGGACTCATCTGCAACAAGAAAAATATTAGATGATTTATTAAACTAA